In the Actinomycetes bacterium genome, GCGATCTCGTTGATCTCAGCGAATCCATCGAGGTCCACCATCAGCAACGACCAGTTCCCCGTGGGAGCCCAGTTCTGCATGGCCCGGCGATTGCCGACCCCAGTGAGCGGGTCACGACGCAGATCGCTGCGCAGTTTTCTCGTCATTAGTACTTGCTCTCTAAGCGTGAGCACCCGCCTGATTGCGGAACTAAGCGGTATTTCCAGCGAAGTAATCAAGTCCGCCAAGGCGGGATCCTCGAGTACCTGCTGCGACTGCGGCGCGAATCGCAGGTCGAGGACCGTGGGGGTCGGCTCGGTTAGTTCAATGCGCAGCGTCAGGTCGCCGGCTGGCGGCGGCTCGTTGATAGCGGAGCCGAGCAACCCAGCCTTGCCTCCCAACTCCCACCAGATTTCATCCTGGCGCACATACGTTCGCAGCGAGGTGACGCGACCAACCGGCGCCAGCGCCGCCAAAGCTCGTCCTTCCAGGGCGATAGGCGCCAAAGTGGTGAGGAGTACGTTTTCGAGCGCCTTGCGGGCGGACTCCAGCCGATCGGGAAGTTGAGTGGCTTCCTCCGGCTGCTCGGACAGTTCCAGCAGTCGCCCGGTCATAGCGTCGCGCAGTGCAAACGATTGAGTATCCTCGCCGACCTCGGCGCTGAGCCGACGCCCACCGAGGTCCAGGGTGCCGCCTTCGGCGAGTGTGAGAATTGGTAACCGAATGCCGTAGTGCGCCAACTGAGGCGCTAGCGCAGGTGACGTGATGACAGTGATGTCGGAGCCAAGCGTCGACTGGATGAGCGGAAGGGCACCTACCGAACTAGGTAAGGCGCTGTGGCCAGCTACCCACTTGATGTCGATGGATTCGTCAATACGAGCCAGTGCCCCCAGAATCTCCGGCCAGGTGAGGGAAGAGCCAGGATCCATGAGCAAACAGCCGCGATCCCCCACGAGCAAGTAGCTGGTTACCGGGCTTAAACCTTCCGCGGTAGCCCGCAGCCGCCATGTCCCACCGTCTATCTGGGTGGTCTCGATATGGACGGGCCGAGCTTCCGCGCCTAGCAGAAAGGCAGTTCTGCGCCCCGAATGCGCTTGGGTCATCTCCAGAGTCACCACCTAGCTCGTGTACGTATGCCCGAAAAGTTTTGGATATGTAGTGGCTATCGGCAGGTCCAAGCCGCACATTCAGTCAAAATCCCTTCTGCGACAACTTTGTTATGCAGGCAACTGAGCACCCCACTAGGTGTGAGCCGCGACGCTGCGTTGCCAAGGTCCCGTGCGGTAGACAAATCGCTGTATGAAACGGCTCAGATTTAAGCAGACGAGATTTCTGGGACAAATCACTAAAGTCCGCTTGGCGCTTGCCGATACTCCCAGCAGAGAGATATCGGGATGTCTATATGTCCGCTATGCGGGTCAAGATGTCGCGCAAAGGAGTTTTTTCTCCAGGCAGAACCGTTGTGGGTACCTATCGGGGCACATTCACCCGTTTGGAGTATCAATTTCCCGCGAGCGATCCCGATGCATCTCGTGCAACGCAGTAAATCATTCGGGAGGAATCGTGGCGGAGCGCAAGAACATCGGGATTACTCGCCGGTGGTTCACTATTGCGGCAACGACGGGGCTTGCAGTGCCCTTGATGACGGTATCTGCGGCGGACGCCACGTCTTCATCAGAACACCTGCTATCAGTCTTTGGCGATGACATCGAAGCTGTTGTCAGTGAGGTAGAAGCCTCCGGTGGCACGGTGCTGGAAACCTACGATGTCGCGGATGCGCTGCTCGTCAGCCTCCCCGCTGGCGTAGCACCGCCTGCTGGAGCGGTCTCGGTGCCGGACTCCAAACTGGAGTTCCAGGCTGCCGACACTGAGGAACAGAC is a window encoding:
- a CDS encoding diguanylate cyclase, with the protein product MTQAHSGRRTAFLLGAEARPVHIETTQIDGGTWRLRATAEGLSPVTSYLLVGDRGCLLMDPGSSLTWPEILGALARIDESIDIKWVAGHSALPSSVGALPLIQSTLGSDITVITSPALAPQLAHYGIRLPILTLAEGGTLDLGGRRLSAEVGEDTQSFALRDAMTGRLLELSEQPEEATQLPDRLESARKALENVLLTTLAPIALEGRALAALAPVGRVTSLRTYVRQDEIWWELGGKAGLLGSAINEPPPAGDLTLRIELTEPTPTVLDLRFAPQSQQVLEDPALADLITSLEIPLSSAIRRVLTLREQVLMTRKLRSDLRRDPLTGVGNRRAMQNWAPTGNWSLLMVDLDGFAEINEIAGHNAGDRVLRTIADIITREVGKKDLVVRYGGDEFVVLLVAEETTAAHDIAERIRARVAAADAESLGVPRRLSVSVGAASGSGSPLSLLSAADNALRTAKSAGQNHVAVADSPEA